The proteins below are encoded in one region of Bacillus vallismortis:
- a CDS encoding LysM peptidoglycan-binding domain-containing protein, producing MTNMSRVERRKAQNRYEDQNAALADDFFDDDEESLPTRQSVKNQREQKKKQGKTKTPLFTVLAVLFVFVPVIVLVSLFYLKSHPDHRDDYEDVFIDSSQSKYEVVPKSEGKKDNEEKTKDTALQQASKKKPEMAKAKEPANTATAKKQPAAEEKKDSVNQEEATAASSSRQTAAREEQQQAEPVQTEAKRVVKHTVQKKETLYRISMKYYKNRSGEEKIRVYNHLNGNDVYTGQVLDIPLDG from the coding sequence ATGACGAACATGTCGAGAGTAGAGAGAAGAAAAGCCCAGAATCGTTATGAAGATCAAAACGCCGCATTGGCGGACGATTTTTTCGATGATGATGAAGAAAGCCTTCCGACAAGACAATCTGTAAAAAATCAGAGAGAACAGAAAAAAAAGCAAGGGAAAACAAAAACGCCATTATTCACTGTACTCGCTGTATTATTTGTTTTTGTGCCGGTTATTGTTTTGGTGAGCTTATTTTATCTAAAAAGCCACCCGGATCATCGTGATGATTATGAAGATGTTTTTATCGACAGCAGCCAAAGCAAATACGAGGTTGTGCCGAAATCAGAGGGCAAAAAAGACAACGAAGAAAAGACCAAAGACACTGCACTGCAGCAAGCGTCCAAAAAAAAGCCTGAGATGGCAAAGGCTAAAGAGCCGGCAAACACAGCAACTGCTAAAAAGCAGCCTGCCGCTGAGGAAAAAAAAGACTCGGTAAATCAAGAGGAAGCAACGGCTGCTTCCTCTTCCCGACAAACAGCAGCACGAGAAGAACAGCAGCAGGCTGAACCAGTTCAAACTGAGGCGAAACGGGTGGTCAAGCACACCGTCCAAAAAAAAGAAACGCTGTACCGCATTTCCATGAAGTATTATAAAAACCGGTCGGGAGAAGAAAAAATCCGTGTGTATAATCATCTTAATGGAAATGATGTTTACACTGGACAAGTATTGGACATCCCCCTTGATGGATGA
- the prsW gene encoding glutamic-type intramembrane protease PrsW translates to MFAIISAGIAPGIALLSYFYLKDQYDNEPVHMVLRSFFLGVVLVFPTMFIQYVLEKENVGGGSFFVSFLSSGFLEESLKWFILMVSVYPHAHFDEHYDGIVYGASVSLGFATLENILYLIGHGVEHAFVRALLPVSCHALIGVIMGFYLGKARFSAHKARVKWLILSLALPSLLHGSYDFILIALSNWIYYMFPFMLFLWWFGLRKAKKARSVNMMQV, encoded by the coding sequence ATGTTTGCAATCATCTCTGCAGGAATTGCTCCCGGCATCGCGCTGTTAAGTTATTTTTATTTAAAAGATCAGTATGATAATGAACCTGTACATATGGTGCTCCGGTCGTTTTTTTTAGGAGTTGTTCTTGTATTTCCCACGATGTTTATCCAGTACGTGCTTGAAAAAGAGAATGTGGGAGGCGGAAGCTTTTTCGTATCTTTTTTGTCTTCAGGATTTTTGGAGGAATCATTAAAATGGTTTATCTTGATGGTCAGTGTATACCCGCACGCCCATTTCGATGAGCATTATGACGGGATTGTGTACGGGGCCAGTGTATCGCTCGGTTTTGCGACTCTGGAAAATATTCTTTACTTAATCGGCCACGGTGTGGAGCATGCGTTTGTCAGGGCGCTGCTTCCTGTTTCTTGCCATGCCTTAATAGGCGTTATTATGGGATTTTATCTTGGGAAAGCCCGTTTTTCCGCACATAAAGCGCGTGTGAAGTGGCTTATTCTTTCTTTAGCATTACCGTCACTTTTACATGGATCGTATGATTTCATTCTAATAGCACTAAGCAATTGGATTTATTACATGTTTCCATTTATGTTATTTTTATGGTGGTTTGGTTTGCGCAAAGCGAAAAAAGCCCGTTCCGTCAATATGATGCAAGTATAG
- a CDS encoding metallophosphoesterase yields the protein MKLSVKIAGVLTVAAAAMTAKMYSTAKGNHLKTHTFSLSKMKGKPPLTIFFISDIHKRLIDQDLIQKARSHAPHLVIIGGDLAEGGVPSTRIEENIKRLVIFGVPVLFVWGNNDYEIRQHRLYSIFKAHGVISLRNESVSFSHSGHTIGIAGVDDIKMEMDHYEEAIKALDKSQLNILVCHNPEIHEQIHETDGIDAIFSGHTHGGQIRFGKFGPYELGKTGCVKQSKYLISNGYGTTKVPFRLGAKPETHIVTLCAPE from the coding sequence ATGAAGCTATCAGTGAAAATTGCCGGTGTGCTAACTGTTGCCGCAGCGGCTATGACGGCAAAAATGTATTCAACAGCTAAAGGAAACCATTTGAAAACACATACATTTTCTTTATCGAAAATGAAGGGTAAGCCGCCTCTCACAATATTCTTTATTTCGGACATTCATAAACGTCTCATCGATCAAGATCTTATACAAAAAGCGCGCAGTCATGCCCCGCACCTGGTTATCATCGGCGGTGATTTAGCCGAGGGTGGTGTGCCTAGTACAAGAATTGAGGAAAACATCAAAAGGCTTGTGATCTTTGGGGTCCCTGTCTTGTTTGTGTGGGGAAATAATGATTATGAAATCAGGCAGCATAGGCTGTATTCTATATTCAAAGCGCACGGTGTCATCAGCTTGAGGAATGAATCAGTTTCGTTTTCGCACAGTGGACATACGATTGGGATTGCCGGAGTTGATGATATCAAGATGGAGATGGATCATTATGAGGAAGCCATTAAAGCGCTTGACAAAAGCCAACTGAATATTCTCGTTTGCCATAACCCGGAAATCCATGAACAAATCCACGAAACCGACGGTATTGATGCGATATTTAGCGGACATACCCATGGCGGTCAGATTAGATTTGGGAAATTCGGGCCATATGAACTTGGAAAAACAGGTTGTGTTAAACAATCGAAGTATCTGATCAGCAACGGATATGGCACCACAAAAGTGCCTTTTCGTTTAGGCGCTAAGCCGGAAACACATATTGTAACTCTTTGTGCGCCGGAATAA
- a CDS encoding YpfB family protein, with the protein MKTFERLLIKLLFIQVIILLGVQFLFHYEHIEPYVSKVIQYEGVDKMEENKRVETFKQ; encoded by the coding sequence ATGAAAACATTTGAACGGCTGCTGATCAAATTATTATTCATACAGGTTATCATTTTACTTGGTGTTCAGTTCCTTTTTCACTATGAGCATATTGAGCCTTATGTATCAAAAGTGATTCAATATGAAGGGGTGGATAAAATGGAGGAGAACAAAAGGGTTGAAACCTTCAAACAGTAA
- the ypeB gene encoding germination protein YpeB — MIRGILIALLGIAIVGTSYWGYKEHQEKDAVLLHAENNYQRAFHELTYQMDQLHDKIGTTLAMNSQKSLSPALIDVWRITSEAHNSVSQLPLTLMPFNKTEELLSKIGDFSYKTSVRDLEQKPLDKKEYTSLNKLYQQSEDIQNELRHVQHLVMSKNLRWMDVEMALASDEKQSDNTIINSFKTVEKNVGAFSTGTDLGPSFTSTKKEEKGFSHLKGKQISEQEAKQIAERFAPDDNYSIKVAKSGKKTNRDVYSVSMKDPDHKAAIYMDITRKGGHPVYLIQNRKVKDQKFSLNDGSNRALAFLKKNGYETDNLEIDESAQYDKIGVFSYVPVENKIRMYPEAIRMKVALDDGEVVGFSARDFLTSHRKRNIPKPAITEAEAKSKLNKNVQVRETRLALITNETGQEVLCYEMLGTIENDTFRMYINASDGSEEKVEKLKNAEPIYKDL, encoded by the coding sequence ATGATCAGAGGTATTTTAATCGCGTTGCTCGGTATTGCGATAGTCGGTACAAGCTACTGGGGTTACAAAGAGCACCAGGAAAAAGACGCAGTTCTTCTTCATGCTGAAAATAACTATCAGCGGGCGTTTCATGAACTTACCTATCAGATGGATCAGCTTCATGATAAAATCGGAACAACACTCGCCATGAACAGCCAAAAATCCCTGTCACCTGCATTGATAGATGTGTGGAGGATTACATCTGAAGCCCATAACAGTGTCAGTCAGCTGCCGCTTACATTAATGCCGTTTAACAAGACAGAAGAGTTACTATCAAAGATCGGCGATTTCAGTTATAAGACGTCAGTTAGAGATTTGGAGCAAAAACCGCTGGATAAAAAAGAGTATACATCACTAAATAAGTTATATCAGCAATCCGAGGATATTCAAAATGAATTGCGTCATGTTCAGCACCTTGTCATGAGCAAAAACCTTCGCTGGATGGATGTGGAAATGGCACTGGCTTCTGACGAAAAACAAAGCGATAATACGATTATCAACAGCTTTAAAACCGTCGAAAAAAACGTTGGTGCATTCTCCACTGGCACTGACCTTGGCCCGAGTTTCACTAGCACCAAAAAAGAAGAGAAGGGTTTCAGCCATCTGAAGGGAAAACAAATTTCCGAACAGGAAGCAAAGCAAATTGCTGAGCGCTTTGCCCCGGATGACAATTATTCAATTAAAGTGGCAAAGAGCGGAAAAAAAACAAATCGCGATGTATATAGCGTAAGCATGAAAGACCCAGACCATAAAGCAGCGATTTATATGGATATTACGAGAAAGGGCGGGCATCCGGTCTATTTGATCCAAAACAGAAAAGTGAAAGACCAGAAATTCAGTTTGAATGATGGGTCGAACCGAGCGCTCGCCTTTTTAAAGAAAAATGGCTATGAAACAGATAACTTGGAAATTGATGAAAGTGCCCAATATGATAAAATCGGCGTATTTTCATATGTTCCTGTTGAAAATAAAATCCGGATGTACCCGGAAGCCATTCGTATGAAAGTGGCTTTGGATGACGGTGAGGTAGTCGGCTTTTCAGCAAGAGACTTCCTAACATCCCATAGAAAAAGAAATATACCTAAGCCGGCCATTACTGAAGCAGAAGCAAAATCAAAATTAAATAAAAATGTACAAGTAAGAGAAACGAGGCTTGCTTTAATTACAAATGAAACGGGCCAAGAAGTGTTATGCTATGAAATGCTCGGAACGATTGAAAATGACACATTCAGAATGTATATAAATGCCAGTGACGGTTCGGAAGAAAAGGTTGAAAAACTAAAAAATGCCGAACCTATATATAAAGACCTATAA
- a CDS encoding YpdA family putative bacillithiol disulfide reductase, with translation MIQEKAIIIGGGPCGLSAAIHLKQIGIDALVIEKGNVVNSIYNYPTHQTFFSSSEKLEIGDVAFITENRKPVRIQALSYYREVVKRKNIRVNAFEMVHKVTKAENNSFVIETSKGTYTTPYCIIATGYYDHPNYMNVPGENLPKVFHYFKEGHPYFDKDVVVIGGKNSSVDAALELVKSGARVTVLYRGNEYSSSIKPWILPEFESLVRNGTIRMEFGACVEKINEDEVIFRSGEKELMTIKNDFVFAMTGYHPDHQFLEKMGVEIDQETGRPFFNEETMETNVEGIFIAGVIAAGNNANEIFIENGRFHGGHIAAEIAKRENL, from the coding sequence ATGATTCAAGAAAAAGCAATAATTATAGGCGGAGGGCCTTGCGGACTATCTGCCGCCATTCACCTAAAACAAATTGGCATTGATGCCCTCGTCATCGAAAAAGGCAATGTCGTTAACAGCATTTACAATTATCCGACGCATCAAACCTTTTTTAGCTCAAGTGAAAAACTTGAAATTGGAGACGTGGCATTTATTACGGAAAACAGAAAGCCTGTCAGAATTCAGGCTTTATCGTATTACCGGGAAGTCGTCAAACGGAAAAACATCCGTGTAAATGCGTTTGAAATGGTGCACAAAGTCACGAAAGCGGAAAACAATTCATTTGTTATAGAGACATCAAAAGGGACTTACACGACACCATATTGTATTATTGCAACAGGCTATTATGATCATCCAAACTATATGAACGTACCCGGAGAGAATTTGCCAAAAGTATTCCATTATTTTAAAGAAGGCCATCCGTACTTTGATAAAGATGTGGTCGTCATCGGCGGAAAAAATTCAAGTGTAGACGCTGCGCTTGAACTTGTGAAATCTGGAGCGCGTGTCACAGTTTTATACAGGGGCAATGAGTATTCGTCAAGCATTAAGCCATGGATTCTGCCTGAGTTTGAATCGCTCGTCAGAAACGGAACAATTCGCATGGAATTTGGCGCTTGTGTCGAAAAAATCAACGAGGATGAAGTGATATTCCGCTCCGGTGAGAAGGAACTCATGACCATTAAAAATGATTTTGTATTTGCCATGACAGGCTATCATCCCGATCATCAATTTCTTGAAAAAATGGGTGTTGAAATTGATCAGGAAACAGGACGTCCATTTTTTAATGAAGAAACGATGGAAACAAACGTTGAAGGCATTTTTATTGCCGGGGTCATTGCCGCCGGAAACAATGCAAATGAAATATTTATTGAAAACGGCAGATTTCACGGGGGACATATCGCAGCGGAAATCGCAAAAAGAGAAAATCTGTAA
- the sleB gene encoding spore cortex-lytic enzyme: MKSKGSIMACLILFSFTITTFINTETISAFSNQVIQRGATGDDVIELQARLQYNGYYNGKIDGVYGWGTYWAVRNFQDQFGLNEVDGLVGAKTKQTLISKSKYYREYVMEQLRKGNTFTHYGKIALKYQTKPSKAATQKARQQAEARQKQPAEKTTQQPQANKQQNNTPAKTRKQDAVAANMPGGFSNNDIRLLSQAVYGEARGEPYEGQVAVAAVILNRLNSPLFPNSVAGIIFEPLAFTAVADGQIYMQPNETAREAVLDAINGWDPTEEALYYFNPDTATSAWIWGRPQIKRIGKHIFCE; encoded by the coding sequence ATGAAGTCCAAAGGATCGATTATGGCATGTCTCATCCTTTTTTCCTTTACAATAACGACGTTTATTAATACTGAAACCATCTCTGCCTTTTCCAATCAGGTTATTCAGAGAGGGGCAACAGGGGACGATGTGATCGAACTCCAGGCGCGCCTTCAATATAACGGGTACTATAACGGAAAAATTGATGGGGTTTATGGATGGGGAACATACTGGGCAGTACGTAACTTTCAGGATCAATTCGGGCTAAACGAGGTTGACGGCCTTGTCGGGGCTAAAACAAAGCAAACCTTGATATCTAAATCTAAATACTATCGTGAATATGTCATGGAACAGCTTCGCAAAGGGAATACATTCACGCATTACGGAAAAATTGCGCTGAAGTATCAGACGAAACCGTCAAAAGCAGCAACACAAAAAGCAAGACAGCAAGCAGAAGCGCGGCAGAAACAGCCTGCGGAAAAAACAACGCAGCAGCCTCAAGCAAATAAGCAGCAAAACAACACACCTGCAAAAACAAGAAAACAGGACGCGGTCGCAGCTAACATGCCTGGCGGATTTTCCAACAATGATATTAGGCTGCTTTCTCAAGCGGTTTACGGGGAAGCACGAGGAGAACCGTATGAGGGTCAGGTTGCAGTCGCAGCAGTTATTTTGAACCGTTTGAACAGCCCGTTATTTCCCAATTCAGTAGCTGGCATTATTTTCGAACCGCTTGCTTTTACAGCGGTGGCAGACGGACAGATTTATATGCAGCCGAATGAAACAGCAAGAGAAGCGGTGCTGGATGCCATTAACGGCTGGGATCCAACTGAGGAAGCCCTGTATTACTTTAATCCGGATACAGCGACCAGCGCATGGATTTGGGGACGCCCGCAGATTAAAAGAATCGGAAAACACATTTTCTGTGAGTAG
- a CDS encoding flagellar brake protein: MIEIGENVQLEYIEENELKKAKSKAVSIDNNELLIAYPVDVVTGRTVILHNDMEVTVEFVGKDEVPYRFTSRIKGKVKDKLQMICLEVPPREKMKRIQRRQYVRTDAVLDVQIQPADEEEFSTLSYNISAGGIALILADGRSFQSGESLRLIISLSEDENTRQIETDAIVRRVFDDPKSGKHKITLEYNGISASDQQFLLQYCIRRQLNKRRKARME; this comes from the coding sequence ATGATAGAAATTGGGGAAAATGTACAATTAGAATATATAGAAGAAAACGAATTGAAAAAAGCGAAGAGCAAAGCTGTAAGCATCGACAACAATGAACTTTTGATCGCGTACCCTGTCGATGTCGTTACAGGGCGAACGGTGATTTTGCATAATGATATGGAGGTAACGGTAGAGTTTGTGGGCAAAGATGAAGTTCCTTACCGCTTTACAAGCCGTATAAAAGGTAAAGTGAAGGACAAACTTCAAATGATCTGTCTTGAAGTGCCTCCCCGTGAAAAAATGAAACGGATTCAGCGCCGCCAGTATGTGAGAACTGATGCGGTATTGGATGTGCAAATTCAGCCGGCGGATGAGGAAGAGTTCAGCACACTTTCCTATAATATCAGCGCAGGCGGCATCGCGTTAATTTTGGCTGATGGCCGTTCCTTCCAATCCGGGGAATCACTGCGCTTGATTATCAGTCTTTCTGAAGATGAAAACACGCGTCAAATAGAAACAGATGCCATTGTCAGACGAGTCTTTGATGATCCGAAATCAGGGAAACATAAAATCACCCTTGAATATAATGGAATCTCAGCGAGTGACCAGCAGTTCCTGCTTCAATATTGCATCCGGCGCCAGTTAAATAAGAGAAGAAAGGCACGGATGGAATAA
- the cmk gene encoding (d)CMP kinase — protein MEKKLSIAIDGPAAAGKSTVAKIVAEKKSYIYIDTGAMYRAITYTALQENIDLANEEKLAELLKRTNIELVTTEEGQKVLVNGTDVTDAIRTDEVSNQVSIAAKHRSVREEMVKRQQQLGEKGGVVMDGRDIGTHVLPNAEVKIFLLASVEERAKRRYEENVKKGYDVNYETLIEEIARRDKLDSEREVSPLRKAEDALEIDTTSLSIQEVADKILKAAEQKSRP, from the coding sequence ATGGAAAAGAAATTATCGATTGCGATTGACGGCCCGGCAGCTGCGGGGAAAAGCACCGTTGCCAAAATTGTGGCAGAGAAAAAATCGTACATATATATTGATACAGGAGCGATGTATCGGGCGATAACGTACACGGCTTTACAAGAAAACATTGACCTGGCAAATGAAGAAAAACTCGCAGAGCTGCTAAAGCGGACAAACATTGAACTGGTGACAACAGAAGAAGGGCAAAAAGTGCTTGTTAACGGCACCGATGTAACTGATGCGATCCGAACAGACGAAGTCAGCAACCAAGTTTCTATAGCAGCTAAACACAGAAGCGTCAGGGAAGAAATGGTGAAGCGCCAGCAGCAGCTTGGAGAAAAAGGCGGCGTTGTCATGGATGGACGAGATATTGGGACTCATGTGCTGCCGAATGCCGAAGTAAAAATCTTTCTTCTGGCTTCTGTTGAAGAGAGAGCGAAACGCCGTTATGAAGAAAACGTGAAAAAAGGCTACGATGTCAACTATGAAACATTGATTGAGGAAATTGCAAGAAGAGACAAGCTTGATTCAGAGCGCGAAGTATCTCCACTGCGCAAAGCAGAAGACGCGCTTGAAATCGACACGACATCTCTTTCCATTCAAGAGGTAGCTGATAAAATCCTTAAGGCAGCGGAGCAAAAGTCCCGCCCCTGA
- the rpsA gene encoding 30S ribosomal protein S1 yields MTEEMNQIDVQVPEVGEVVKGIVTKVEDKHVDVEIINVKQSGIIPISELSSLHVEKASDVVKVDDELDLKVTKVEDDALILSKRAVDADRAWEDLVKKFETKEVFEAEVKDVVKGGLVVDIGVRGFIPASLVEAHFVEDFTDYKGKTLSLLVVELDRDKNRVILSHRAVVESEQSNKKQELLQSLEVGSVLDGKVQRLTDFGAFVDIGGIDGLVHISQLSHSHVEKPSDVVEEGQDVKVKVLSVDRDNERISLSIKDTLPGPWSQIGEKVKSGDVLEGTVQRLVSFGAFVEILPGVEGLVHISQISNKHIGTPHEVLEEGQTVKVKVLDVNENEERISLSMRELEEAPKADQEDYRQYQAKEETSTGFQLGDLIGDKLNKLK; encoded by the coding sequence ATGACAGAGGAAATGAATCAAATTGATGTTCAAGTGCCAGAGGTTGGAGAGGTAGTTAAAGGGATTGTGACAAAGGTAGAGGATAAGCATGTGGATGTTGAAATTATCAATGTCAAACAGTCCGGCATTATTCCAATCAGTGAATTATCAAGTCTTCATGTAGAGAAAGCATCGGATGTTGTAAAAGTAGACGACGAGCTTGACCTGAAAGTAACAAAAGTGGAAGACGATGCTTTGATTTTATCTAAACGTGCTGTTGATGCCGACCGCGCTTGGGAAGACCTTGTGAAAAAATTTGAAACAAAAGAAGTGTTTGAAGCTGAAGTAAAAGATGTCGTGAAAGGCGGCCTTGTTGTTGATATCGGCGTTCGCGGTTTTATTCCGGCATCACTTGTTGAAGCGCATTTCGTTGAGGATTTTACTGATTATAAAGGAAAAACACTGTCACTGCTCGTTGTAGAGCTTGACCGTGATAAAAACCGCGTGATCCTTTCACACCGTGCCGTTGTTGAAAGTGAACAATCAAATAAAAAACAAGAACTTCTTCAGTCTCTCGAAGTTGGAAGTGTACTTGATGGCAAAGTGCAACGCCTGACTGATTTTGGCGCGTTTGTTGATATCGGCGGTATCGACGGACTTGTACACATTTCACAGCTTTCCCACTCCCATGTGGAAAAGCCGTCTGACGTTGTTGAAGAAGGACAGGATGTAAAAGTGAAAGTATTATCGGTTGACCGTGATAATGAACGTATTTCTTTATCTATCAAAGATACACTGCCTGGACCGTGGAGCCAAATCGGCGAGAAAGTGAAATCAGGCGATGTGCTCGAAGGAACTGTGCAGCGTCTTGTTAGCTTCGGTGCCTTTGTTGAAATCCTTCCGGGTGTTGAAGGTCTCGTTCATATTTCTCAAATTTCCAATAAACACATCGGCACGCCGCATGAAGTCCTTGAAGAAGGACAGACTGTAAAAGTGAAGGTTCTTGATGTGAATGAAAATGAGGAGCGCATTTCATTAAGTATGCGTGAACTTGAAGAAGCGCCTAAAGCCGATCAGGAAGATTACCGTCAATATCAGGCGAAGGAAGAAACAAGCACTGGCTTCCAGCTTGGAGATCTGATCGGAGATAAGCTGAATAAACTAAAATAA
- the gudB gene encoding NAD-specific glutamate dehydrogenase — protein sequence MAADRNTGHTEEDKLDVLKSTQTVIHKALEKLGYPEEVYELLKEPMRLLTVKIPVRMDDGSVKIFTGYRAQHNDSVGPTKGGIRFHPNVTEKEVKALSIWMSLKCGIIDLPYGGGKGGIVCDPRDMSFRELERLSRGYVRAISQIVGPTKDVPAPDVFTNSQIMAWMMDEYSRIDEFNSPGFITGKPLVLGGSHGRESATAKGVTICIKEAAKKKGIDIHGARVVVQGFGNAGSYLAKFMHDAGAKVVGISDAYGGLYDPEGLDIDYLLDRRDSFGTVTKLFNDTITNQELLELDCDILVPAAIENQITEENAHHIQAKIVVEAANGPTTLEGTKILSDRDILLVPDVLASAGGVTVSYFEWVQNNQGFYWSEEEVEEKLEKMMVKSFNNIYEMAKNRRIDMRLAAYMVGVRKMAEASRFRGWI from the coding sequence ATGGCAGCCGATCGAAACACCGGTCATACAGAAGAGGACAAACTTGATGTATTAAAATCAACCCAAACCGTTATACATAAGGCTCTGGAAAAATTGGGATATCCCGAAGAAGTCTACGAACTGTTAAAGGAGCCGATGAGATTATTAACGGTAAAAATACCTGTTCGTATGGACGACGGATCAGTAAAGATTTTTACAGGTTATCGTGCGCAGCACAATGACTCTGTCGGTCCGACAAAAGGCGGGATACGTTTTCACCCGAACGTAACAGAAAAAGAGGTGAAGGCGCTTTCTATTTGGATGAGTTTAAAATGCGGCATAATTGATCTTCCATATGGCGGTGGTAAAGGCGGGATTGTTTGTGATCCAAGGGATATGTCGTTTAGAGAGCTGGAGCGTCTGAGCAGAGGGTATGTCAGAGCTATCAGCCAAATCGTCGGCCCGACGAAAGACGTGCCGGCACCGGATGTATTTACAAACTCACAAATCATGGCTTGGATGATGGATGAGTATTCAAGAATTGATGAATTTAATTCGCCTGGATTTATTACGGGCAAGCCGCTTGTGCTTGGAGGATCTCACGGGAGAGAATCTGCGACAGCAAAAGGTGTGACGATCTGTATTAAAGAAGCGGCAAAGAAAAAAGGCATCGATATTCATGGTGCGCGTGTCGTTGTTCAAGGATTCGGTAACGCCGGAAGCTATTTAGCGAAATTTATGCATGATGCGGGAGCAAAAGTTGTCGGCATCTCAGATGCGTATGGTGGTCTTTATGATCCGGAAGGCCTCGATATCGATTACTTACTCGACCGCCGGGACAGCTTCGGTACCGTAACAAAGCTTTTCAACGATACCATTACGAACCAAGAGCTGCTGGAGCTGGATTGTGATATCCTTGTTCCTGCTGCGATTGAAAATCAAATTACAGAAGAAAATGCCCATCATATTCAGGCTAAAATTGTCGTCGAAGCGGCAAACGGGCCAACAACGCTTGAAGGAACCAAAATTCTTTCAGACCGGGACATTCTGCTTGTTCCAGACGTACTGGCAAGTGCCGGCGGCGTAACGGTTTCATATTTTGAATGGGTTCAGAATAACCAAGGCTTCTACTGGAGTGAAGAAGAGGTAGAAGAAAAATTAGAAAAAATGATGGTTAAATCATTTAATAATATTTACGAAATGGCTAAAAACCGAAGAATTGACATGAGGCTCGCTGCTTACATGGTCGGCGTTCGCAAAATGGCTGAAGCTTCGCGTTTTAGAGGCTGGATATAA
- a CDS encoding YpbF family protein, producing MESLWNQLDQFTDAPTKQMLQALVKRKQKFEQYAAQCRRWRWTSLICLGLLCLMIMIKSPAPQLVLQEMLSRTFYLFWMMATAFAYCTSYYFKKKEDKAEGDFHKLRCEIIQKSTDLWPQPDKWKARESVFQMMKHKYDINLYFESK from the coding sequence ATGGAATCTTTATGGAATCAGCTTGACCAGTTTACAGACGCGCCGACCAAACAGATGCTCCAAGCGCTGGTGAAACGAAAACAAAAATTTGAACAATATGCAGCGCAATGCCGCAGATGGCGATGGACGTCCCTCATTTGCTTAGGGTTATTATGTCTTATGATTATGATCAAAAGCCCTGCGCCTCAGCTCGTTCTTCAAGAAATGCTCAGCCGTACCTTTTATTTATTTTGGATGATGGCAACCGCTTTTGCATACTGCACTTCATATTATTTTAAGAAAAAGGAAGATAAAGCTGAGGGTGATTTCCATAAACTGAGATGCGAAATTATTCAGAAAAGCACTGATCTTTGGCCGCAGCCGGATAAATGGAAGGCGAGAGAGTCTGTTTTTCAAATGATGAAGCACAAATATGACATTAATCTATATTTTGAAAGTAAATAA
- a CDS encoding genetic competence negative regulator produces MRLERLNYNKIKIFLTLDDLTDRGLTKEDLWKDSFKVHQLFKDMMNEANTELGFEANGPIAVEVYSLQAQGMVVIVTKNQEADSEDDEYDDDYIEMQVKLDESADIIYQFHSFEDIIQLSDSLQRIGIIGGTVYHYEGQYFLSLEDLGSHPAEGVVSVLAEYGNPTTLTIYRLQEYGKLIMDGNAVETIQTHFL; encoded by the coding sequence ATGCGGCTTGAGCGTCTGAATTATAATAAGATTAAAATCTTTTTAACCCTCGATGATTTGACAGACCGGGGATTGACAAAAGAAGACCTCTGGAAGGACTCATTTAAAGTCCACCAGTTATTTAAAGATATGATGAATGAGGCGAATACAGAGCTCGGCTTTGAAGCGAATGGACCGATTGCAGTGGAAGTGTATTCTCTCCAAGCACAAGGGATGGTTGTGATCGTAACAAAGAACCAAGAAGCCGATTCTGAAGACGATGAGTATGATGATGATTACATCGAAATGCAAGTCAAGCTTGACGAAAGCGCGGACATCATTTATCAATTCCATTCCTTTGAGGATATCATCCAGCTTTCAGACAGCTTACAGCGAATCGGTATCATAGGGGGGACTGTCTATCACTATGAGGGACAGTACTTTTTAAGCCTTGAAGACCTGGGGTCACATCCAGCTGAGGGGGTTGTGTCGGTCCTGGCTGAATACGGCAATCCGACAACTTTAACGATTTATCGCTTGCAAGAGTATGGTAAGCTCATTATGGACGGCAATGCCGTTGAAACGATACAGACTCATTTTTTATAA